From one Pecten maximus chromosome 8, xPecMax1.1, whole genome shotgun sequence genomic stretch:
- the LOC117332870 gene encoding intraflagellar transport protein 22 homolog — translation MFKVKVLVVGPCQSGKTTVSNFLADATDQASGEYHPTQGCRIVEFECNTGGRQNVEVEMWDCSGDRRFETCWPAMAKDTNGIVFVFNPDMPNHDKDMEGWYDYFVAQQNLKDSQCIAFAHHKPGANERERSQLSDTFTKVQTVPTNIEDDGDDVRNHFNNYLSRIISALSDNREKEELSIMNN, via the exons ATGTTCAAAGTCAAAGTTTTAGTTGTTGGTCCATGTCAG AGTGGCAAAACAACTGTGTCTAACTTTCTGGCTGATGCTACAGACCAAGCCAGTGGAGAGTACCACCCCACACAAGGTTGTCGAATTGTAGAATTTGAATGCAACACAGGTGGTCGCCAAAATGTAGAAGTTGAAATGTGGGATtgtagtggtgacaggag ATTTGAGACATGTTGGCCAGCTATGGCTAAAGACACCAATGGTATAGTTTTTGTGTTCAATCCTGACATGCCCAATCATGACAAGGATATGGAGGGCTG gTATGACTATTTTGTGGCCCAACAAAACTTAAAGGACAGTCAGTGTATAGCATTTGCCCACCATAAACCTGGTGCGAACGAAAGGGAACGCTCTCAACTCA GTGATACATTTACAAAAGTACAGACAGTACCCACCAACATTGAGGACGACGGTGATGATGTGAGGAATCACTTCAATAATTATCTATCTCGCATCATTTCTGCGCTGTCAGACAATCGGGAAAAGGAAGAACTCAGCATCATGAACAATTGA
- the LOC117332872 gene encoding keratin-associated protein 5-5-like isoform X1, giving the protein MGTTASSELALDLPVIIIIAVLCWVALVLIILGIRQLLLSRGVCEAGCGCAICGSEDSPPCCDCCIAMSESCNCCNPSVGGCLDKCCPNRKDVKSICESLSCVEILLCQCFGINKLSHKLVQ; this is encoded by the exons ATGGGG ACTACAGCGTCATCAGAACTTGCCCTGGATTTACCCGTCATTATTATCATAGCCGTACTCTGTTGGGTTGCCCTCGTCCTCATCATTCTCGGCATTCGTCAGCTTCTACTG TCACGGGGAGTATGTGAAGCTGGATGTGGTTGTGCTATTTGTGGATCAGAAGATTCCCCGCCCTgttgtgactgttgtatagcGATGTCTGAGTCATGCAACTGTTGTAATCCATCCGTTGGAGGTTGCCTTGACAAGTGTTGCCCTAACAGAAAG GATGTAAAATCCATTTGTGAG tcCCTAAGCTGTGTGGAAATTCTCCTTTGTCAGTGCTTTGGGATCAACAAATTGTCTCACAAAT TGGTGCAATGA
- the LOC117332872 gene encoding myoD family inhibitor domain-containing protein-like isoform X2, whose product MGTTASSELALDLPVIIIIAVLCWVALVLIILGIRQLLLSRGVCEAGCGCAICGSEDSPPCCDCCIAMSESCNCCNPSVGGCLDKCCPNRKSLSCVEILLCQCFGINKLSHKLVQ is encoded by the exons ATGGGG ACTACAGCGTCATCAGAACTTGCCCTGGATTTACCCGTCATTATTATCATAGCCGTACTCTGTTGGGTTGCCCTCGTCCTCATCATTCTCGGCATTCGTCAGCTTCTACTG TCACGGGGAGTATGTGAAGCTGGATGTGGTTGTGCTATTTGTGGATCAGAAGATTCCCCGCCCTgttgtgactgttgtatagcGATGTCTGAGTCATGCAACTGTTGTAATCCATCCGTTGGAGGTTGCCTTGACAAGTGTTGCCCTAACAGAAAG tcCCTAAGCTGTGTGGAAATTCTCCTTTGTCAGTGCTTTGGGATCAACAAATTGTCTCACAAAT TGGTGCAATGA